A single genomic interval of Mauremys reevesii isolate NIE-2019 linkage group 24, ASM1616193v1, whole genome shotgun sequence harbors:
- the LOC120390083 gene encoding natural killer cell receptor 2B4-like — translation MEGALRPSLLLLLLVSQPGGCKEMEVAAIAGESIQLQPVKLPEPWAEITWKVTLDSAETYRIVTFNKGEPPDLGSSPHFINRVTFHPETLSLQIDPVKKSDSGLYSLLIGIGGGHVDITKFRVSVFDRVRQPNLTVLSAHPELGQCNVTLSCSVPGADRVTYSWSRGTSRIPSDRDHQLPGNQSLLHVVINANRSDVFYRCNASNRASWAADTVDVKSLCDSPATGSASSPASYCQVKGILLLVVLGALVTAIVTVHVLSRDKERLD, via the exons GTTGTAAAGAAATGGAAGTGGCTGCAATTGCAGGGGAATCCATCCAGTTACAGCCAGTGAAATTGCCGGAACCTTGGGCAGAGATCACCTGGAAGGTCACACTAGACTCAGCAGAGACGTATCGGATTGTAACATTTAATAAAGGGGAACCCCCTGACCTTGGGTCATCCCCACATTTTATCAACAGAGTCACTTTCCACCCTGAGACTCTCTCACTGCAGATTGATCCCGTTAAGAAGTCAGACAGTGGCCTCTATTCCTTGCTAATTGGTATTGGAGGAGGCCATGTCGACATCACAAAGTTCCGTGTCTCTGTGTTTG ACCGAGTGCGGCAGCCAAACCTCACGGTGCTCTCTGCCCACCCGGAGCTCGGCCAGTGCAACGTTACCCTGTCCTGCTCCGTGCCTGGCGCTGACAGAGTCACCTACAGCTGGTCCCGAGGCACGTCCCGGATCCCGTCTGACAGGGACCATCAGCTCCCTGGGAACCAATCCCTGCTGCACGTAGTGATTAACGCAAACAGAAGTGACGTCTTCTACCGATGTAACGCTAGTAACCGAGCCAGCTGGGCCGCAGACACTGTAGATGTCAAATCATTGTGCGACTCCCCAGCCACAG GTTCTGCGAGCAGCCCAGCGAGCTATTGCCAGGTGAAGGGGATTCTCCTGCTGGTGGTGCTGGGAGCCCTGGTCACAGCCATCGTCACGGTGCACGTCCTCAGCCGGGACAAAGAGAGGCTGGATTGA
- the LOC120390490 gene encoding T-lymphocyte surface antigen Ly-9-like has translation MAPAASDLRPLQLVPIASVEQGRDWLRFFSRGAGPGRAGAGAMELSGIVGEPVTFPLGSPAEQVTTVAWTVNATRSIVSVAAGNPPAVIVSDPSYEERLRVPESNSLQITSLRMEDTGTYGAQITTATGTIHRAFLLRVYKQVPEPTVLCDSVTCENETCNYNLRCTVGDGGDNVTYSWTHTAGGAVEPNGSVLHVSQRPLAVTCTAQNPASNSSTTASAKGLCAGPGRAGAGATELSRIVGGSVTFPLGIPAEQVTTVAWTVNTTRSVVTVAAGTPPAVIVTDPSYKGRLRVPESNSLQITSLRMQDTGTYGAQITTATGTSTIHSPFLLRVYKQVPEPTVLCDSVTCVSETCNYNLRCTVRDGGDNVTYSWTHTAGGAVVPNGSVLHISLRPRDAPLNVTCTAQNPVSNSSTTASATGLCAAPPPAPASSLSYCHLKGIVLLLVLGALSAGIIAVHVLPGRERRRD, from the exons ATGGCCCCTGCAGCTTCAGACCTGCGGCCCTTGCAGCTCGTGCCGATCGCATCAGTGGAGCAGGGCCGGGACTG GCTCCGGTTCTTCTCTCGTGGGGCAGggcccggcagagctggggcaggcgcGATGGAGCTGAGCGGGATTGTGGGGGAACCCGTCACTTTCCCCCTGGGGAGCCCAGCAGAGCAAGTTACAACTGTTGCCTGGACAGTAAACGCAACAAGGAGCATAGTATCTGTAGCAGCAGGAAACCCCCCCGCAGTCATTGTGTCCGACCCATCCTACGAGGAACGCCTGAGAGTCCCCGAGAGCAACTCGCTTCAGATCACCAGCCTGAGGATGGAGGACACGGGCACCTACGGAGCTCAAATCACCACAGCTACAGGCACCATCCACAGAGCCTTCCTGCTGCGCGTGTACA AGCAGGTACCGGAGCCAACTGTCCTCTGTGACTCAGTGACCTGTGAGAATGAAACCTGTAACTACAACCTGCGCTGCACCGTCGGGGATGGAGGGGACAATGTGACCTACAGCTGGACTCacacagcagggggcgctgtggaaCCCAATGGGTCCGTTCTGCACGTATCTCAGAGACCCCTGGCCGTCACCTGCACAGCCCAGAACCCCGCCAGTAACAGCTCCACAACCGCCTCTGCAAAGGGACTTTGTGCAG ggcccggcagagctggggcaggcgcGACGGAGCTGAGCCGGATTGTGGGGGGCTCCGTCACTTTCCCCCTGGGGATCCCAGCAGAGCAAGTTACAACTGTTGCCTGGACAGTAAACACAACGAGGAGTGTAGTAACTGTCGCAGCAGGAACCCCCCCCGCAGTCATTGTGACCGACCCATCCTACAAGGGACGCCTGAGAGTCCCCGAGAGCAACTCGCTTCAGATCACCAGCCTGAGGATGCAGGACACGGGCACCTACGGAGCTCAAATCACCACAGCTACAGGCACTTCCACCATCCACAGCCCCTTCCTGCTGCGCGTGTACA AGCAGGTACCGGAGCCAACTGTCCTCTGTGACTCAGTGACCTGTGTGAGTGAAACCTGTAACTACAACCTGCGCTGCACCGTCAGGGATGGAGGGGACAATGTGACCTACAGCTGGACTCacacagcagggggcgctgtggtacCCAATGGGTCCGTTCTGCACATCTCTCTGCGCCCCCGGGATGCTCCCCTGAATGTCACCTGCACAGCCCAGAACCCCGTCAGTAACAGCTCCACAACCGCCTCTGCAACGGGCCTTTGTGCAG ctcccccaccagccccggcCTCCTCGCTGTCCTACTGCCACCTCAAGGGGATCgtcctgctgctggtgctgggagccctgAGCGCCGGGATCATCGCGGTGCACGTCCTCCCCGGCAGGGAGCGGAGACGGGACTGA
- the LOC120390080 gene encoding T-lymphocyte surface antigen Ly-9-like translates to MQGALRPSLLLLLLVLQHSGPGRAGAGAMELSRIVGGSVTFPLGSPAEQVTTVAWTVNATRSIVTVQAGNPPVFIVSDPSYKGRVRVPESNSLQITSLRMQDTGTYGAHISTATGTSSIHRAFLLRVYKQVPEPTVLCDSVTCVTETCNYNLRCTVGDGGDNVTYNWTHTAGGDVVPNGSVLHISLRPQDAPLNVTCTAQNPASNSSTTASATGLCAGPGRAGAGAMELSRIVGGSVTFPLGIPAQQLITVSWTVNTTRSIVIVIAGNPPNVIVTDPSYEGRLRVPAESNSLQITSLRMKDTGTYGAEISTVTGTIHRPFLLRVYKQVPEPIILCDSVTCVTETCNYNLRCTIGDGGDNVTYSWTHTAGGAVVPNGSTLHVSQKPLAVTCTAQNPVSNSSTTASAKSLCAAPPPAPASSLSYCHLKGIVLLLVLGALSAGIIAVHVLPGRERRRD, encoded by the exons ATGCAGGGGGCTCTGCGGCCTTCCCTTCTCTTGCTCCTGCTGGTTTTACAGCACAGCG ggcccggcagagctggggcaggcgcGATGGAGCTGAGCCGGATTGTGGGGGGCTCCGTCACTTTCCCCCTGGGGAGCCCAGCAGAGCAAGTTACAACTGTTGCCTGGACAGTAAACGCAACGAGGAGCATAGTAACTGTCCAAGCAGGAAACCCCCCCGTATTCATTGTGTCCGACCCATCCTACAAGGGACGCGTGAGAGTCCCCGAGAGCAACTCGCTTCAGATCACCAGCCTGAGGATGCAGGACACGGGCACCTACGGAGCTCACATCAGCACAGCTACTGGCACTTCCAGCATCCACAGAGCCTTCCTGCTGCGCGTGTACA AGCAAGTACCGGAGCCAACTGTCCTCTGTGACTCAGTGACCTGTGTGACTGAAACCTGTAACTACAACCTGCGCTGCACCGTCGGGGATGGAGGGGACAATGTGACCTACAACTGGACTCACACAGCAGGGGGCGATGTGGTACCCAATGGGTCCGTTCTGCACATCTCTCTGCGCCCCCAGGATGCTCCCCTGAATGTCACCTGCACAGCCCAGAACCCCGCCAGTAACAGCTCCACAACCGCCTCTGCAACGGGCCTTTGTGCAG ggcccggcagagctggggcaggcgcGATGGAGCTGAGCAGGATTGTGGGGGGCTCCGTCACTTTCCCCCTGGGGATCCCAGCACAGCAACTTATAACTGTTTCCTGGACAGTAAACACAACAAGGAGTATAGTAATTGTAATAGCAGGAAACCCCCCCAATGTCATTGTGACCGACCCATCCTACGAGGGACGCCTGAGAGTCCCTGCCGAGAGCAACTCGCTTCAGATCACCAGCCTGAGGATGAAGGACACGGGCACCTACGGAGCTGAAATCAGCACAGTTACAGGCACCATCCACAGACCCTTCCTGCTGCGCGTGTACA AGCAGGTACCGGAGCCAATTATCCTCTGTGACTCAGTGACCTGTGTGACTGAAACCTGTAACTACAACCTGCGCTGCACCATCGGGGATGGAGGGGACAATGTGACCTACAGCTGGACCCacacagcagggggcgctgtggtacCCAACGGGTCCACTCTGCACGTATCTCAGAAACCCCTGGCCGTCACCTGCACAGCCCAGAACCCCGTCAGTAACAGCTCCACAACCGCCTCTGCAAAGAGCCTTTGTGCAG ctcccccaccagccccggcCTCCTCGCTGTCCTACTGCCACCTCAAGGGGATCgtcctgctgctggtgctgggagccctgAGCGCCGGGATCATCGCGGTGCACGTCCTCCCCGGCAGGGAGCGGAGACGGGACTGA